Proteins from a genomic interval of Diaphorobacter sp. HDW4A:
- a CDS encoding entericidin A/B family lipoprotein, with amino-acid sequence MTKFAIAIALISTFVLAGCNTVKGVGQDVQRAGGALERAADK; translated from the coding sequence ATGACCAAGTTCGCCATCGCCATCGCCCTGATCAGCACTTTCGTCCTCGCCGGTTGCAACACCGTCAAGGGCGTGGGACAGGACGTTCAGCGCGCCGGCGGCGCGCTCGAGCGCGCAGCCGACAAATAA